In a single window of the Saccharothrix australiensis genome:
- a CDS encoding PH domain-containing protein produces the protein MTHDLSPELPAAPEYAEPVVDWHRLDARMLIVRPLNEVLGLVPVFIGLLVLGKGETWRILLSVGVIVAIVLFGLLRWVTTRYRITTEQVELHTGLFVRKRLAVPRERIRTVDLTAKLGHRLFGLSAIRVGTGRHDQSDEDGLTLDAVSSAEAERLRVLLLTQAAPAGAAEQAAEREERAGVVLSEWDTRWLRYAPLTLSGLVAVGAMAGLLGNYARELELEVFGPLEEAAHWVVEQPLWLTLSLFAGVVLVVAGLGSVLVYVVQFWGYRLTREPDDTVRVRRGLLTTRSVSVAEQRLRGVEVAEPLLLRAGRGAHAKTVTTGLGRKGESNLLLPPAPIAEAHRVSAAVLRQDTAPTTAPLRRHPVAALRRRLVRAIVPVLVLTGVLAWFAPSWTWQVSLALLPLAALLGWDRYRSLGHALTGRHLVARQGSVVRETVALQRTGIIGWRVSRSFFQRRSGLVTMTATTAAGDGAYHVVDVAEGDGLALADDAVPDLVRPFLERR, from the coding sequence GTGACCCACGACCTGTCGCCGGAGCTGCCCGCCGCGCCCGAGTACGCCGAGCCGGTCGTCGACTGGCACCGGCTGGACGCGCGGATGCTGATCGTGCGCCCGCTCAACGAGGTCCTCGGCCTGGTGCCGGTGTTCATCGGCCTGCTGGTGCTCGGCAAGGGCGAGACGTGGCGCATCCTGCTCAGCGTCGGCGTGATCGTCGCGATCGTGCTGTTCGGCCTGCTGCGCTGGGTGACCACGCGCTACCGGATCACCACCGAGCAGGTCGAGCTGCACACGGGCCTGTTCGTGCGCAAGCGCCTGGCGGTGCCGCGCGAGCGCATCCGGACCGTCGACCTGACGGCGAAGCTCGGGCACCGGCTGTTCGGCCTGTCCGCGATCCGGGTGGGCACGGGCAGGCACGACCAGTCGGACGAGGACGGGCTGACGCTGGACGCCGTGTCGTCGGCCGAGGCGGAGCGGCTGCGGGTGCTGCTGCTGACGCAGGCCGCGCCGGCGGGCGCCGCGGAGCAGGCGGCGGAGCGGGAGGAGCGCGCCGGGGTCGTGCTGTCCGAGTGGGACACCCGGTGGCTGCGGTACGCGCCGCTGACGCTGTCCGGCCTGGTGGCGGTGGGCGCGATGGCCGGCCTGCTGGGGAATTACGCGCGCGAGCTGGAACTGGAGGTCTTCGGCCCACTGGAGGAGGCCGCGCACTGGGTCGTGGAGCAGCCGCTCTGGCTTACCCTGTCGCTGTTCGCGGGCGTCGTGCTGGTGGTCGCGGGGCTCGGTTCGGTGCTGGTCTACGTGGTGCAGTTCTGGGGCTACCGGCTGACCCGCGAGCCTGACGACACGGTCCGCGTGCGCCGCGGCCTGTTGACGACCCGCTCGGTTTCCGTTGCGGAGCAACGGCTGCGCGGTGTGGAGGTGGCGGAACCCCTGCTGCTGCGTGCGGGTCGCGGCGCGCACGCGAAGACCGTGACGACGGGCCTTGGCCGCAAGGGCGAGAGCAACCTGCTGTTGCCGCCCGCGCCGATCGCCGAGGCGCACCGCGTGTCCGCCGCGGTGCTGCGGCAGGACACCGCGCCGACGACGGCACCGCTGCGCAGGCACCCGGTCGCCGCGCTGCGCAGGCGGCTGGTGCGCGCGATCGTGCCGGTGCTGGTGCTGACCGGTGTCCTGGCGTGGTTCGCGCCGAGCTGGACCTGGCAGGTGTCACTGGCGCTGCTGCCGCTCGCGGCGCTGCTGGGGTGGGACCGCTACCGCTCCCTCGGCCACGCGCTGACCGGTCGCCACCTGGTCGCGCGGCAGGGCTCGGTGGTGCGGGAAACCGTTGCGCTGCAACGCACCGGCATCATCGGCTGGCGCGTCTCGCGGTCGTTCTTCCAGCGCCGCTCGGGCCTGGTGACCATGACCGCGACGACCGCCGCGGGCGACGGCGCGTACCACGTGGTGGACGTGGCGGAGGGCGACGGGCTGGCGCTGGCCGACGACGCCGTGCCCGACCTGGTGCGCCCCTTCCTGGAACGGCGCTGA
- a CDS encoding PH domain-containing protein: protein MSTDQLRLRAPRHRVSRKAVTLWTLHAVIGWAVLLAPQLVVLVFNRTPWQVGLVVATLAAGTAHTLVMPRWRYRVHRWEATPDAVYTLAGWLNQEWRIAPVSRIQTVDTKRGPLQQLLGLSTVTVTTASAAGPVLIEGLDQDEAVRLADELTTTTQATPGDAT from the coding sequence TGCGCCGAGACACCGGGTGAGCCGCAAGGCCGTGACCCTCTGGACCCTGCACGCCGTGATCGGGTGGGCGGTGCTGCTGGCGCCGCAACTGGTGGTACTGGTGTTCAACCGCACGCCGTGGCAGGTCGGCCTGGTCGTGGCGACCCTCGCCGCGGGCACCGCGCACACCCTGGTCATGCCGCGCTGGCGCTACCGGGTGCACCGGTGGGAAGCCACCCCGGACGCCGTGTACACGCTGGCGGGCTGGCTGAACCAGGAGTGGCGCATCGCACCGGTGTCGCGCATCCAGACCGTGGACACCAAGCGCGGTCCGCTGCAACAGCTGCTGGGCCTGTCGACGGTGACGGTCACCACGGCGTCGGCGGCGGGCCCGGTGCTCATCGAGGGCCTGGACCAGGACGAGGCGGTGCGGCTGGCCGACGAGCTGACCACCACGACGCAGGCCACGCCGGGTGACGCGACGTGA